A stretch of Manis javanica isolate MJ-LG chromosome 1, MJ_LKY, whole genome shotgun sequence DNA encodes these proteins:
- the RTKN gene encoding rhotekin isoform X3: MKGSFFSTAGRTAATKVRLDTLCPEPPLQLASPPGTPLILTRFLFLSCLAPARALKQCRQGKFVAAVRSNRSAEGQGEPLPSAQVCPHLSRPGEQQEEKLWGSVVPAWHPPSGGVDKERGTGGTEMQDRLHILEDLNMLYIRQMALSLEDTELQRKLDHEIRMREGACKLLAACSQREQALEATKSLLVCNSRILSYMGELQRRKEAQVLEKTGRRPSDSRPPTERSPCRGRVCISDLRIPLMWKDTEYFKNKGDLHRWAVFLLLQLGEHIEDTEMILVDRTLTDISFQNNVLFIEAGPDFELRLELYGACVEEEGALSGAPKRLATKLSSSLGRSSGRRVRASLESAGSSGSSPILLPTPAVGGPRYHLLAHATLTLAAVQDGFRTHDLTLASHEENPAWLPLYGSVCCRLVAQPLCMTQPTASGTLRVQQAGELQDWVRVHGVLKGTHLFCYRQSEDADTGEEPLFTIAVNKETRVRAGELDQAAGRPFTLNISNQYGEDEVTHSLQTESRAALQSWMEALWQLFFDMSQWKQCCDEIMKIETPTPRKPPQILAKQGSLYHEMVLAEPMAPGGPGEGLLLQDNAISAEIQALLTSYYSDR, translated from the exons ATGAAAGGGTCTTTTTTTTCCACAGCTGGGAGAACAGCTGCCACCAAAGTAAGACTGGACACTCTGTGCCCAGAGCCCCCTCTGCAGCTGGCATCCCCTCCTGGGACCCCACTTATACTCACccgctttcttttcctttcatgcCTGGCTCCTGCCAGGGCCCTGAAACAGTGTAGGCAAGGAAAGTTTGTTGCAGCAGTGAGGTCTAACAGGAGTGCAGAGGGACAGGGGgagcctctgccctctgcccaagTCTGCCCACATCTTTCAAGACCAGGGGAGCAGCAGGAGGAGAAATTGTGGGGCAGCGTGGTGCCTGCCTGGCACCCGCCTTCTGGAGGGGTTGACAAGGAAAGGGGTACTGGGGGCACAGAGATGCAAGACAGATTGCACATCCTGGAGGACCTGAATATGCTCTACATTCGGCAGATGGCACTCAGCTTGGAG GACACAGAGTTGCAGAGAAAGCTGGACCATGAGATCCGAATGAGGGAAGGGGCCTGCAAGTTGCTGGCAGCCTGCTCCCAGCGAGAGCAGGCTCTGGAAGCCACCAAGAGCCTGCTGGTGTGCAACAGCCGCATCCTCAGCTACATGGGCGAGCTGCAAAGGCGCAAGGAGGCACAGGTGCTGGAGAAGACAGGCCGGCG GCCTTCTGACAGCAGGCCGCCCACTGAGCGCTCCCCCTGCCGTGGCCGGGTCTGCATCTCGG ACCTCCGGATTCCACTCATGTGGAAAGACACAGAGTATTTCAAGAACAAAGGTG ACCTGCACCGCTGGGCTGTGTTCCTGCTGCTGCAGCTAGGGGAGCACATTGAGGACACAGAGATGATCCTCGTGGACAGGACCCTCACGGACATCTCCTTTCAGAACAATGTGCTTTT CATTGAGGCAGGGCCAGACTTTGAACTGCGGCTGGAGCTGTATGGGGCCTGTGTGGAAGAAGAGGGGGCCTTGTCTGGAGCCCCCAAGAGGCTTGCCACCAAACTCAGCAGCTCTCTGGGCCGCTCCTCAGGGAGGCGTGTCCGGGCATCGCTGGAGAGTGCTGGGAGTTCAGGGAGCAGTCCcatcctgctccccaccccagctgtAGG TGGTCCTCGTTACCACCTCTTGGCTCATGCAACTCTCACCCTGGCAGCAGTGCAAGATGGGTTCCGCACTCACGACCTCACCCTTGCCAGCCATG AGGAGAATCCTGCTTGGCTGCCCCTCTATGGTAGTGTGTGTTGCCGCCTGGTGGCTCAGCCTCTCTGTATGACTCAGCCTACTGCAAGTGGTACCCTCAGGGTGCAG CAAGCTGGGGAGCTGCAGGACTGGGTGCGAGTGCATGGAGTCCTGAAAGGCACGCACCTCTTCTGTTACCGGCAATCTGAAGACGCAGACACTGGGGAGGAGCCGCTGTTTACTATTGCTGTTAACAAG GAGACTCGAGTCCGGGCAGGGGAGCTGGACCAGGCTGCAGGCAGGCCCTTTACCCTGAACATCAGTAACCAGTATGGAGAGGACGAGGTGACCCACAGCCTTCAGACAGAGAGTCGGGCAGCCCTGCAGAGCTGGATGGAGGCTCTGTGGCAGCTTTTCTTTGACATGA GCCAGTGGAAGCAGTGCTGTGATGAAATCATGAAAATTGAAACCCCCACTCCCCGGAAACCACCTCAAATACTGGCCAAGCAGGGGTCCTTGTACCATGAGATGG TCTTAGCAGAGCCCATGGCTCCAGGAGGCCCAGGTGAGGGGCTTCTCCTGCAGGATAATGCAATCTCGGCCGAGATCCAGGCTTTGCTTACTTCCTATTACAGTGACAGGTGA
- the RTKN gene encoding rhotekin isoform X4 codes for MFSRNHRSRVTVARGSALEMEFKRGRFRLSLFSDPPEDTELQRKLDHEIRMREGACKLLAACSQREQALEATKSLLVCNSRILSYMGELQRRKEAQVLEKTGRRPSDSRPPTERSPCRGRVCISDLRIPLMWKDTEYFKNKGDLHRWAVFLLLQLGEHIEDTEMILVDRTLTDISFQNNVLFIEAGPDFELRLELYGACVEEEGALSGAPKRLATKLSSSLGRSSGRRVRASLESAGSSGSSPILLPTPAVGGPRYHLLAHATLTLAAVQDGFRTHDLTLASHEENPAWLPLYGSVCCRLVAQPLCMTQPTASGTLRVQQAGELQDWVRVHGVLKGTHLFCYRQSEDADTGEEPLFTIAVNKETRVRAGELDQAAGRPFTLNISNQYGEDEVTHSLQTESRAALQSWMEALWQLFFDMSQWKQCCDEIMKIETPTPRKPPQILAKQGSLYHEMAIEPLDDIAVVTDILAQREGTRLETPPPWLAMFTDQPALPSPCSPASVAPAPAQTHPLSWGRPRTFSLDAAPPDHSPGASCSVAPLHLQQSPQSRGLCSKGLLRTWLQSPV; via the exons ATGTTCTCTCGAAACCACCGGAGCCGGGTCACCGTGGCCAGGGGCTCTGCCCTGGAGATGGAGTTCAAACGCGGCCGCTTCCGACTCAGCCTGTTCAGTGACCCGCCCGAG GACACAGAGTTGCAGAGAAAGCTGGACCATGAGATCCGAATGAGGGAAGGGGCCTGCAAGTTGCTGGCAGCCTGCTCCCAGCGAGAGCAGGCTCTGGAAGCCACCAAGAGCCTGCTGGTGTGCAACAGCCGCATCCTCAGCTACATGGGCGAGCTGCAAAGGCGCAAGGAGGCACAGGTGCTGGAGAAGACAGGCCGGCG GCCTTCTGACAGCAGGCCGCCCACTGAGCGCTCCCCCTGCCGTGGCCGGGTCTGCATCTCGG ACCTCCGGATTCCACTCATGTGGAAAGACACAGAGTATTTCAAGAACAAAGGTG ACCTGCACCGCTGGGCTGTGTTCCTGCTGCTGCAGCTAGGGGAGCACATTGAGGACACAGAGATGATCCTCGTGGACAGGACCCTCACGGACATCTCCTTTCAGAACAATGTGCTTTT CATTGAGGCAGGGCCAGACTTTGAACTGCGGCTGGAGCTGTATGGGGCCTGTGTGGAAGAAGAGGGGGCCTTGTCTGGAGCCCCCAAGAGGCTTGCCACCAAACTCAGCAGCTCTCTGGGCCGCTCCTCAGGGAGGCGTGTCCGGGCATCGCTGGAGAGTGCTGGGAGTTCAGGGAGCAGTCCcatcctgctccccaccccagctgtAGG TGGTCCTCGTTACCACCTCTTGGCTCATGCAACTCTCACCCTGGCAGCAGTGCAAGATGGGTTCCGCACTCACGACCTCACCCTTGCCAGCCATG AGGAGAATCCTGCTTGGCTGCCCCTCTATGGTAGTGTGTGTTGCCGCCTGGTGGCTCAGCCTCTCTGTATGACTCAGCCTACTGCAAGTGGTACCCTCAGGGTGCAG CAAGCTGGGGAGCTGCAGGACTGGGTGCGAGTGCATGGAGTCCTGAAAGGCACGCACCTCTTCTGTTACCGGCAATCTGAAGACGCAGACACTGGGGAGGAGCCGCTGTTTACTATTGCTGTTAACAAG GAGACTCGAGTCCGGGCAGGGGAGCTGGACCAGGCTGCAGGCAGGCCCTTTACCCTGAACATCAGTAACCAGTATGGAGAGGACGAGGTGACCCACAGCCTTCAGACAGAGAGTCGGGCAGCCCTGCAGAGCTGGATGGAGGCTCTGTGGCAGCTTTTCTTTGACATGA GCCAGTGGAAGCAGTGCTGTGATGAAATCATGAAAATTGAAACCCCCACTCCCCGGAAACCACCTCAAATACTGGCCAAGCAGGGGTCCTTGTACCATGAGATGG CTATTGAGCCGCTGGATGACATCGCAGTGGTGACAGACATCCTGGCCCAGAGGGAAGGCACGAGGCTGGAGACACCCCCACCCTGGCTAGCAATGTTTACAGACCAGCCTGCCCTGCCTAGCCCCTGCTCGCCTGCCTCagtggccccagccccagcccagacccACCCCCTGTCCTG
- the RTKN gene encoding rhotekin isoform X1 codes for MKGSFFSTAGRTAATKVRLDTLCPEPPLQLASPPGTPLILTRFLFLSCLAPARALKQCRQGKFVAAVRSNRSAEGQGEPLPSAQVCPHLSRPGEQQEEKLWGSVVPAWHPPSGGVDKERGTGGTEMQDRLHILEDLNMLYIRQMALSLEDTELQRKLDHEIRMREGACKLLAACSQREQALEATKSLLVCNSRILSYMGELQRRKEAQVLEKTGRRPSDSRPPTERSPCRGRVCISDLRIPLMWKDTEYFKNKGDLHRWAVFLLLQLGEHIEDTEMILVDRTLTDISFQNNVLFIEAGPDFELRLELYGACVEEEGALSGAPKRLATKLSSSLGRSSGRRVRASLESAGSSGSSPILLPTPAVGGPRYHLLAHATLTLAAVQDGFRTHDLTLASHEENPAWLPLYGSVCCRLVAQPLCMTQPTASGTLRVQQAGELQDWVRVHGVLKGTHLFCYRQSEDADTGEEPLFTIAVNKETRVRAGELDQAAGRPFTLNISNQYGEDEVTHSLQTESRAALQSWMEALWQLFFDMSQWKQCCDEIMKIETPTPRKPPQILAKQGSLYHEMAVPAVQRPLQQRPAPHLAPVTSMRDRGASNRIWPDEKMTCMQLGAVYGTVL; via the exons ATGAAAGGGTCTTTTTTTTCCACAGCTGGGAGAACAGCTGCCACCAAAGTAAGACTGGACACTCTGTGCCCAGAGCCCCCTCTGCAGCTGGCATCCCCTCCTGGGACCCCACTTATACTCACccgctttcttttcctttcatgcCTGGCTCCTGCCAGGGCCCTGAAACAGTGTAGGCAAGGAAAGTTTGTTGCAGCAGTGAGGTCTAACAGGAGTGCAGAGGGACAGGGGgagcctctgccctctgcccaagTCTGCCCACATCTTTCAAGACCAGGGGAGCAGCAGGAGGAGAAATTGTGGGGCAGCGTGGTGCCTGCCTGGCACCCGCCTTCTGGAGGGGTTGACAAGGAAAGGGGTACTGGGGGCACAGAGATGCAAGACAGATTGCACATCCTGGAGGACCTGAATATGCTCTACATTCGGCAGATGGCACTCAGCTTGGAG GACACAGAGTTGCAGAGAAAGCTGGACCATGAGATCCGAATGAGGGAAGGGGCCTGCAAGTTGCTGGCAGCCTGCTCCCAGCGAGAGCAGGCTCTGGAAGCCACCAAGAGCCTGCTGGTGTGCAACAGCCGCATCCTCAGCTACATGGGCGAGCTGCAAAGGCGCAAGGAGGCACAGGTGCTGGAGAAGACAGGCCGGCG GCCTTCTGACAGCAGGCCGCCCACTGAGCGCTCCCCCTGCCGTGGCCGGGTCTGCATCTCGG ACCTCCGGATTCCACTCATGTGGAAAGACACAGAGTATTTCAAGAACAAAGGTG ACCTGCACCGCTGGGCTGTGTTCCTGCTGCTGCAGCTAGGGGAGCACATTGAGGACACAGAGATGATCCTCGTGGACAGGACCCTCACGGACATCTCCTTTCAGAACAATGTGCTTTT CATTGAGGCAGGGCCAGACTTTGAACTGCGGCTGGAGCTGTATGGGGCCTGTGTGGAAGAAGAGGGGGCCTTGTCTGGAGCCCCCAAGAGGCTTGCCACCAAACTCAGCAGCTCTCTGGGCCGCTCCTCAGGGAGGCGTGTCCGGGCATCGCTGGAGAGTGCTGGGAGTTCAGGGAGCAGTCCcatcctgctccccaccccagctgtAGG TGGTCCTCGTTACCACCTCTTGGCTCATGCAACTCTCACCCTGGCAGCAGTGCAAGATGGGTTCCGCACTCACGACCTCACCCTTGCCAGCCATG AGGAGAATCCTGCTTGGCTGCCCCTCTATGGTAGTGTGTGTTGCCGCCTGGTGGCTCAGCCTCTCTGTATGACTCAGCCTACTGCAAGTGGTACCCTCAGGGTGCAG CAAGCTGGGGAGCTGCAGGACTGGGTGCGAGTGCATGGAGTCCTGAAAGGCACGCACCTCTTCTGTTACCGGCAATCTGAAGACGCAGACACTGGGGAGGAGCCGCTGTTTACTATTGCTGTTAACAAG GAGACTCGAGTCCGGGCAGGGGAGCTGGACCAGGCTGCAGGCAGGCCCTTTACCCTGAACATCAGTAACCAGTATGGAGAGGACGAGGTGACCCACAGCCTTCAGACAGAGAGTCGGGCAGCCCTGCAGAGCTGGATGGAGGCTCTGTGGCAGCTTTTCTTTGACATGA GCCAGTGGAAGCAGTGCTGTGATGAAATCATGAAAATTGAAACCCCCACTCCCCGGAAACCACCTCAAATACTGGCCAAGCAGGGGTCCTTGTACCATGAGATGG
- the RTKN gene encoding rhotekin isoform X7 translates to MFSRNHRSRVTVARGSALEMEFKRGRFRLSLFSDPPEDTELQRKLDHEIRMREGACKLLAACSQREQALEATKSLLVCNSRILSYMGELQRRKEAQVLEKTGRRPSDSRPPTERSPCRGRVCISDLRIPLMWKDTEYFKNKGDLHRWAVFLLLQLGEHIEDTEMILVDRTLTDISFQNNVLFIEAGPDFELRLELYGACVEEEGALSGAPKRLATKLSSSLGRSSGRRVRASLESAGSSGSSPILLPTPAVGGPRYHLLAHATLTLAAVQDGFRTHDLTLASHEENPAWLPLYGSVCCRLVAQPLCMTQPTASGTLRVQQAGELQDWVRVHGVLKGTHLFCYRQSEDADTGEEPLFTIAVNKETRVRAGELDQAAGRPFTLNISNQYGEDEVTHSLQTESRAALQSWMEALWQLFFDMSQWKQCCDEIMKIETPTPRKPPQILAKQGSLYHEMVLAEPMAPGGPGEGLLLQDNAISAEIQALLTSYYSDR, encoded by the exons ATGTTCTCTCGAAACCACCGGAGCCGGGTCACCGTGGCCAGGGGCTCTGCCCTGGAGATGGAGTTCAAACGCGGCCGCTTCCGACTCAGCCTGTTCAGTGACCCGCCCGAG GACACAGAGTTGCAGAGAAAGCTGGACCATGAGATCCGAATGAGGGAAGGGGCCTGCAAGTTGCTGGCAGCCTGCTCCCAGCGAGAGCAGGCTCTGGAAGCCACCAAGAGCCTGCTGGTGTGCAACAGCCGCATCCTCAGCTACATGGGCGAGCTGCAAAGGCGCAAGGAGGCACAGGTGCTGGAGAAGACAGGCCGGCG GCCTTCTGACAGCAGGCCGCCCACTGAGCGCTCCCCCTGCCGTGGCCGGGTCTGCATCTCGG ACCTCCGGATTCCACTCATGTGGAAAGACACAGAGTATTTCAAGAACAAAGGTG ACCTGCACCGCTGGGCTGTGTTCCTGCTGCTGCAGCTAGGGGAGCACATTGAGGACACAGAGATGATCCTCGTGGACAGGACCCTCACGGACATCTCCTTTCAGAACAATGTGCTTTT CATTGAGGCAGGGCCAGACTTTGAACTGCGGCTGGAGCTGTATGGGGCCTGTGTGGAAGAAGAGGGGGCCTTGTCTGGAGCCCCCAAGAGGCTTGCCACCAAACTCAGCAGCTCTCTGGGCCGCTCCTCAGGGAGGCGTGTCCGGGCATCGCTGGAGAGTGCTGGGAGTTCAGGGAGCAGTCCcatcctgctccccaccccagctgtAGG TGGTCCTCGTTACCACCTCTTGGCTCATGCAACTCTCACCCTGGCAGCAGTGCAAGATGGGTTCCGCACTCACGACCTCACCCTTGCCAGCCATG AGGAGAATCCTGCTTGGCTGCCCCTCTATGGTAGTGTGTGTTGCCGCCTGGTGGCTCAGCCTCTCTGTATGACTCAGCCTACTGCAAGTGGTACCCTCAGGGTGCAG CAAGCTGGGGAGCTGCAGGACTGGGTGCGAGTGCATGGAGTCCTGAAAGGCACGCACCTCTTCTGTTACCGGCAATCTGAAGACGCAGACACTGGGGAGGAGCCGCTGTTTACTATTGCTGTTAACAAG GAGACTCGAGTCCGGGCAGGGGAGCTGGACCAGGCTGCAGGCAGGCCCTTTACCCTGAACATCAGTAACCAGTATGGAGAGGACGAGGTGACCCACAGCCTTCAGACAGAGAGTCGGGCAGCCCTGCAGAGCTGGATGGAGGCTCTGTGGCAGCTTTTCTTTGACATGA GCCAGTGGAAGCAGTGCTGTGATGAAATCATGAAAATTGAAACCCCCACTCCCCGGAAACCACCTCAAATACTGGCCAAGCAGGGGTCCTTGTACCATGAGATGG TCTTAGCAGAGCCCATGGCTCCAGGAGGCCCAGGTGAGGGGCTTCTCCTGCAGGATAATGCAATCTCGGCCGAGATCCAGGCTTTGCTTACTTCCTATTACAGTGACAGGTGA
- the RTKN gene encoding rhotekin isoform X5, producing MQDRLHILEDLNMLYIRQMALSLEDTELQRKLDHEIRMREGACKLLAACSQREQALEATKSLLVCNSRILSYMGELQRRKEAQVLEKTGRRPSDSRPPTERSPCRGRVCISDLRIPLMWKDTEYFKNKGDLHRWAVFLLLQLGEHIEDTEMILVDRTLTDISFQNNVLFIEAGPDFELRLELYGACVEEEGALSGAPKRLATKLSSSLGRSSGRRVRASLESAGSSGSSPILLPTPAVGGPRYHLLAHATLTLAAVQDGFRTHDLTLASHEENPAWLPLYGSVCCRLVAQPLCMTQPTASGTLRVQQAGELQDWVRVHGVLKGTHLFCYRQSEDADTGEEPLFTIAVNKETRVRAGELDQAAGRPFTLNISNQYGEDEVTHSLQTESRAALQSWMEALWQLFFDMSQWKQCCDEIMKIETPTPRKPPQILAKQGSLYHEMAIEPLDDIAVVTDILAQREGTRLETPPPWLAMFTDQPALPSPCSPASVAPAPAQTHPLSWGRPRTFSLDAAPPDHSPGASCSVAPLHLQQSPQSRGLCSKGLLRTWLQSPV from the exons ATGCAAGACAGATTGCACATCCTGGAGGACCTGAATATGCTCTACATTCGGCAGATGGCACTCAGCTTGGAG GACACAGAGTTGCAGAGAAAGCTGGACCATGAGATCCGAATGAGGGAAGGGGCCTGCAAGTTGCTGGCAGCCTGCTCCCAGCGAGAGCAGGCTCTGGAAGCCACCAAGAGCCTGCTGGTGTGCAACAGCCGCATCCTCAGCTACATGGGCGAGCTGCAAAGGCGCAAGGAGGCACAGGTGCTGGAGAAGACAGGCCGGCG GCCTTCTGACAGCAGGCCGCCCACTGAGCGCTCCCCCTGCCGTGGCCGGGTCTGCATCTCGG ACCTCCGGATTCCACTCATGTGGAAAGACACAGAGTATTTCAAGAACAAAGGTG ACCTGCACCGCTGGGCTGTGTTCCTGCTGCTGCAGCTAGGGGAGCACATTGAGGACACAGAGATGATCCTCGTGGACAGGACCCTCACGGACATCTCCTTTCAGAACAATGTGCTTTT CATTGAGGCAGGGCCAGACTTTGAACTGCGGCTGGAGCTGTATGGGGCCTGTGTGGAAGAAGAGGGGGCCTTGTCTGGAGCCCCCAAGAGGCTTGCCACCAAACTCAGCAGCTCTCTGGGCCGCTCCTCAGGGAGGCGTGTCCGGGCATCGCTGGAGAGTGCTGGGAGTTCAGGGAGCAGTCCcatcctgctccccaccccagctgtAGG TGGTCCTCGTTACCACCTCTTGGCTCATGCAACTCTCACCCTGGCAGCAGTGCAAGATGGGTTCCGCACTCACGACCTCACCCTTGCCAGCCATG AGGAGAATCCTGCTTGGCTGCCCCTCTATGGTAGTGTGTGTTGCCGCCTGGTGGCTCAGCCTCTCTGTATGACTCAGCCTACTGCAAGTGGTACCCTCAGGGTGCAG CAAGCTGGGGAGCTGCAGGACTGGGTGCGAGTGCATGGAGTCCTGAAAGGCACGCACCTCTTCTGTTACCGGCAATCTGAAGACGCAGACACTGGGGAGGAGCCGCTGTTTACTATTGCTGTTAACAAG GAGACTCGAGTCCGGGCAGGGGAGCTGGACCAGGCTGCAGGCAGGCCCTTTACCCTGAACATCAGTAACCAGTATGGAGAGGACGAGGTGACCCACAGCCTTCAGACAGAGAGTCGGGCAGCCCTGCAGAGCTGGATGGAGGCTCTGTGGCAGCTTTTCTTTGACATGA GCCAGTGGAAGCAGTGCTGTGATGAAATCATGAAAATTGAAACCCCCACTCCCCGGAAACCACCTCAAATACTGGCCAAGCAGGGGTCCTTGTACCATGAGATGG CTATTGAGCCGCTGGATGACATCGCAGTGGTGACAGACATCCTGGCCCAGAGGGAAGGCACGAGGCTGGAGACACCCCCACCCTGGCTAGCAATGTTTACAGACCAGCCTGCCCTGCCTAGCCCCTGCTCGCCTGCCTCagtggccccagccccagcccagacccACCCCCTGTCCTG
- the RTKN gene encoding rhotekin isoform X2, with protein sequence MKGSFFSTAGRTAATKVRLDTLCPEPPLQLASPPGTPLILTRFLFLSCLAPARALKQCRQGKFVAAVRSNRSAEGQGEPLPSAQVCPHLSRPGEQQEEKLWGSVVPAWHPPSGGVDKERGTGGTEMQDRLHILEDLNMLYIRQMALSLEDTELQRKLDHEIRMREGACKLLAACSQREQALEATKSLLVCNSRILSYMGELQRRKEAQVLEKTGRRPSDSRPPTERSPCRGRVCISDLRIPLMWKDTEYFKNKGDLHRWAVFLLLQLGEHIEDTEMILVDRTLTDISFQNNVLFIEAGPDFELRLELYGACVEEEGALSGAPKRLATKLSSSLGRSSGRRVRASLESAGSSGSSPILLPTPAVGGPRYHLLAHATLTLAAVQDGFRTHDLTLASHEENPAWLPLYGSVCCRLVAQPLCMTQPTASGTLRVQQAGELQDWVRVHGVLKGTHLFCYRQSEDADTGEEPLFTIAVNKETRVRAGELDQAAGRPFTLNISNQYGEDEVTHSLQTESRAALQSWMEALWQLFFDMSQWKQCCDEIMKIETPTPRKPPQILAKQGSLYHEMVPAVQRPLQQRPAPHLAPVTSMRDRGASNRIWPDEKMTCMQLGAVYGTVL encoded by the exons ATGAAAGGGTCTTTTTTTTCCACAGCTGGGAGAACAGCTGCCACCAAAGTAAGACTGGACACTCTGTGCCCAGAGCCCCCTCTGCAGCTGGCATCCCCTCCTGGGACCCCACTTATACTCACccgctttcttttcctttcatgcCTGGCTCCTGCCAGGGCCCTGAAACAGTGTAGGCAAGGAAAGTTTGTTGCAGCAGTGAGGTCTAACAGGAGTGCAGAGGGACAGGGGgagcctctgccctctgcccaagTCTGCCCACATCTTTCAAGACCAGGGGAGCAGCAGGAGGAGAAATTGTGGGGCAGCGTGGTGCCTGCCTGGCACCCGCCTTCTGGAGGGGTTGACAAGGAAAGGGGTACTGGGGGCACAGAGATGCAAGACAGATTGCACATCCTGGAGGACCTGAATATGCTCTACATTCGGCAGATGGCACTCAGCTTGGAG GACACAGAGTTGCAGAGAAAGCTGGACCATGAGATCCGAATGAGGGAAGGGGCCTGCAAGTTGCTGGCAGCCTGCTCCCAGCGAGAGCAGGCTCTGGAAGCCACCAAGAGCCTGCTGGTGTGCAACAGCCGCATCCTCAGCTACATGGGCGAGCTGCAAAGGCGCAAGGAGGCACAGGTGCTGGAGAAGACAGGCCGGCG GCCTTCTGACAGCAGGCCGCCCACTGAGCGCTCCCCCTGCCGTGGCCGGGTCTGCATCTCGG ACCTCCGGATTCCACTCATGTGGAAAGACACAGAGTATTTCAAGAACAAAGGTG ACCTGCACCGCTGGGCTGTGTTCCTGCTGCTGCAGCTAGGGGAGCACATTGAGGACACAGAGATGATCCTCGTGGACAGGACCCTCACGGACATCTCCTTTCAGAACAATGTGCTTTT CATTGAGGCAGGGCCAGACTTTGAACTGCGGCTGGAGCTGTATGGGGCCTGTGTGGAAGAAGAGGGGGCCTTGTCTGGAGCCCCCAAGAGGCTTGCCACCAAACTCAGCAGCTCTCTGGGCCGCTCCTCAGGGAGGCGTGTCCGGGCATCGCTGGAGAGTGCTGGGAGTTCAGGGAGCAGTCCcatcctgctccccaccccagctgtAGG TGGTCCTCGTTACCACCTCTTGGCTCATGCAACTCTCACCCTGGCAGCAGTGCAAGATGGGTTCCGCACTCACGACCTCACCCTTGCCAGCCATG AGGAGAATCCTGCTTGGCTGCCCCTCTATGGTAGTGTGTGTTGCCGCCTGGTGGCTCAGCCTCTCTGTATGACTCAGCCTACTGCAAGTGGTACCCTCAGGGTGCAG CAAGCTGGGGAGCTGCAGGACTGGGTGCGAGTGCATGGAGTCCTGAAAGGCACGCACCTCTTCTGTTACCGGCAATCTGAAGACGCAGACACTGGGGAGGAGCCGCTGTTTACTATTGCTGTTAACAAG GAGACTCGAGTCCGGGCAGGGGAGCTGGACCAGGCTGCAGGCAGGCCCTTTACCCTGAACATCAGTAACCAGTATGGAGAGGACGAGGTGACCCACAGCCTTCAGACAGAGAGTCGGGCAGCCCTGCAGAGCTGGATGGAGGCTCTGTGGCAGCTTTTCTTTGACATGA GCCAGTGGAAGCAGTGCTGTGATGAAATCATGAAAATTGAAACCCCCACTCCCCGGAAACCACCTCAAATACTGGCCAAGCAGGGGTCCTTGTACCATGAGATGG